One window of Chryseobacterium indologenes genomic DNA carries:
- a CDS encoding glycosyltransferase: MNKNIKSDVEEKAKRRSVHSNKNTIYHRPEIIFISTFPPKVCGIATYCQDLINSLQLKFKESFTITICPMETEDESYRYEENPQYRLNTSDAISYLELADKINKNDNIQLVVLQHEFGFFTEAKNGLLLFLQNLEKDVIITFHTVLPKPDLELKEKVKEISSFVKSIIVMTGISADILSYDYDIPAEKIKVIPHGTHLLPFIDKISLKAKYGFNDKKVLSTFGLLGSGKNIETTLEALPEIITKNPDVMFLIIGKTHPGIIKYEGEKYRDFLQDTIKRLHLEKHTYFINQYLPLDELLDYLQLTNIYLFTSKDRNQAVSGTFSYAISCGCPVVSTPIPHALEVLNEDLGIIIDFEDPKQLAVAVNTLLKNETAQEKLRSNSLEKMAPTAWENSSISHALLFQQYSKDNMTLHYAFPIINLSHIKNMTTDFGMIQFSKINKPDINSGYTLDDNARAMIVACRHYELSKDESDLDLISTYLKFIKFCQQPDGSFLNYVNQNKEFAQQNYETNLEDSNGRAVWALGYLLSTKTILPQQFYDEAESVIEKSLPLIEKIHSTRAMGFIIKGLHYQNSEINIPLLKKLANRLVKMYQHEKHKDWHWFESYLTYGNSLLPEALLCAWITTKDEMYKQIANESFSFLLSKIFIKGEIKVISNKGWLQKETVKSPESIGGEQPIDVAYTILTLSTFYQVFKDEKYLQMMRSAFNWFLGKNHLHQIIYNPATGGCYDGLEEKNVNLNQGAESTVSYLMARLCFPK; encoded by the coding sequence ATGAATAAAAATATAAAATCAGACGTGGAGGAAAAGGCAAAAAGACGATCTGTACACAGTAATAAAAACACAATTTATCATAGACCTGAAATTATCTTTATAAGTACCTTTCCTCCTAAAGTGTGCGGTATTGCAACCTATTGTCAAGACCTTATAAACTCTCTTCAGCTAAAGTTCAAAGAATCATTTACCATCACCATCTGCCCAATGGAAACTGAAGATGAAAGCTATCGATACGAAGAAAATCCTCAATATCGACTCAATACATCCGATGCTATTTCTTATTTGGAGCTAGCTGATAAAATCAACAAAAATGACAATATTCAATTGGTTGTGCTCCAGCATGAATTTGGATTTTTCACTGAAGCTAAAAACGGATTGCTGCTTTTTCTTCAAAATTTAGAGAAAGACGTCATCATTACTTTTCACACAGTTCTCCCGAAACCGGATTTGGAATTAAAAGAAAAGGTAAAAGAAATCAGCAGTTTTGTAAAATCTATTATCGTAATGACCGGTATTTCTGCGGATATCCTTTCTTATGATTATGATATTCCGGCTGAAAAAATTAAAGTAATACCCCATGGCACTCATTTGCTGCCATTTATCGATAAGATTTCACTAAAAGCGAAATACGGATTTAATGATAAAAAAGTTCTTTCAACATTTGGTTTATTGGGTTCTGGGAAAAATATTGAAACCACTTTAGAAGCTTTGCCTGAAATTATTACAAAAAACCCCGATGTAATGTTTCTGATTATTGGAAAAACGCATCCCGGCATCATTAAATATGAAGGTGAGAAATATCGTGATTTTTTGCAGGATACTATTAAAAGGCTCCATCTGGAAAAACATACTTACTTTATCAACCAGTACCTGCCTTTAGATGAGTTGTTGGATTATCTTCAGCTTACCAATATTTATCTTTTCACTTCAAAAGACAGAAATCAGGCAGTAAGTGGTACTTTTTCCTACGCCATCAGTTGTGGCTGCCCTGTGGTTTCCACTCCTATTCCCCATGCTTTGGAAGTACTGAATGAAGACCTGGGAATCATTATTGATTTTGAAGATCCGAAACAGCTTGCTGTTGCCGTGAATACATTACTAAAAAATGAAACTGCACAGGAAAAATTACGGTCAAATAGTTTGGAAAAAATGGCTCCCACAGCCTGGGAGAATTCCTCTATTTCACATGCCCTATTATTTCAACAATATAGCAAAGACAACATGACATTACATTATGCATTTCCCATCATCAATCTCAGCCATATAAAAAATATGACAACAGATTTTGGAATGATCCAGTTTTCTAAAATCAATAAACCTGATATCAATTCCGGATATACTTTGGATGATAATGCCCGCGCTATGATTGTAGCCTGCAGACATTATGAGCTGAGCAAAGATGAATCTGACCTAGACTTAATCTCCACTTATCTAAAATTTATTAAGTTTTGTCAACAACCGGATGGTAGTTTTCTTAACTATGTGAATCAAAACAAGGAATTTGCTCAGCAGAATTATGAAACCAATCTTGAAGATTCCAATGGAAGGGCTGTCTGGGCACTGGGATATCTACTTTCAACAAAAACAATCTTACCTCAACAGTTTTATGATGAAGCAGAATCAGTAATTGAAAAAAGTCTTCCATTGATTGAGAAAATCCATTCTACCCGAGCAATGGGCTTTATCATCAAAGGCTTACATTATCAAAATTCAGAAATCAATATTCCATTATTGAAAAAGCTGGCCAATCGTCTGGTGAAAATGTACCAGCATGAAAAGCACAAAGACTGGCATTGGTTTGAAAGCTATCTGACCTATGGAAACAGTTTACTTCCAGAGGCTTTATTATGCGCATGGATTACTACCAAAGACGAAATGTACAAGCAAATTGCCAATGAATCATTCAGTTTTCTGCTTTCTAAAATATTTATTAAGGGGGAAATCAAAGTAATTTCCAATAAAGGATGGTTGCAGAAAGAAACGGTTAAAAGTCCTGAATCAATTGGCGGGGAACAGCCCATAGATGTTGCTTACACCATACTGACATTATCTACATTCTATCAAGTTTTTAAGGATGAAAAATACTTGCAGATGATGAGGAGTGCTTTTAATTGGTTTTTAGGAAAAAATCATTTACATCAGATCATTTATAACCCTGCAACGGGTGGTTGTTATGACGGCCTTGAAGAAAAAAATGTTAATCTTAATCAGGGAGCAGAATCAACCGTCAGCTATCTCATGGCAAGGCTCTGTTTTCCAAAATAA
- a CDS encoding pesticidal protein Cry7Aa — translation MVSLKKDGIILRKTTLDFESEGVLNPAVIKDNGKIHLLYRAVAKNNFSSIGYCILSDYKTIETRLSNPVIIPEFEYEKHGVEDPRIVKIDHLFYLTYTSYDGVNALGALAISEDLISWKKLGLIVPKIPYKKFRLLSESQGEIAEKYKRFNKLPPTHKNDKDVFLWDKNVIFFPRRINGKLYFLHRIRPDIQIASIENIEDLNPDFWKDYFLHFKDHIVLSPQYEHEVSYIGGGCPPIETEHGWLLIYHGVHDTIEGYVYSACAALLDLNTPEKEISRLPYPLFKPEEEWEQKGEVNNVCFPTGAIAEGDTLHIYYGAADKRIAVASLNIQELLKELLRYT, via the coding sequence ATGGTATCCCTGAAAAAAGACGGAATTATACTCAGAAAAACGACATTAGACTTTGAGAGTGAAGGTGTTTTAAACCCCGCAGTTATTAAGGATAACGGAAAAATACATTTATTATACAGGGCAGTTGCCAAGAATAATTTCTCCAGTATCGGATACTGTATACTATCAGATTATAAGACTATAGAAACCCGGTTGAGCAATCCGGTTATTATCCCCGAGTTTGAATACGAAAAACATGGTGTTGAAGATCCAAGAATCGTAAAAATCGATCATTTATTTTATCTTACCTATACCAGTTATGACGGGGTTAATGCATTGGGAGCTCTTGCCATATCTGAGGATCTTATATCATGGAAAAAGCTGGGCCTTATTGTTCCCAAAATTCCATACAAAAAATTTAGACTTTTATCAGAATCCCAAGGTGAAATAGCAGAAAAGTACAAGCGTTTCAATAAACTCCCGCCTACTCATAAAAATGATAAAGATGTCTTCCTGTGGGATAAAAATGTGATATTTTTCCCAAGAAGAATTAACGGTAAGCTTTATTTTCTTCATCGCATAAGACCTGATATTCAAATTGCAAGTATAGAAAACATTGAAGATCTGAATCCTGATTTCTGGAAAGATTATTTCCTTCACTTTAAAGATCATATTGTATTATCTCCCCAATATGAGCATGAAGTAAGCTATATTGGCGGAGGATGTCCCCCTATAGAAACCGAGCATGGATGGCTTTTGATATACCATGGCGTACATGATACCATTGAAGGGTATGTTTACAGCGCATGCGCTGCTTTACTGGATCTTAACACCCCTGAAAAAGAAATTTCAAGACTTCCTTATCCTCTTTTCAAGCCTGAAGAAGAATGGGAACAGAAGGGAGAAGTGAACAATGTCTGCTTCCCAACCGGAGCTATAGCAGAAGGAGATACACTCCATATTTACTACGGAGCAGCAGATAAAAGAATTGCTGTTGCTTCTTTAAATATCCAGGAATTACTGAAAGAATTACTACGGTACACATAA
- a CDS encoding helix-turn-helix domain-containing protein — protein MKLYIKYMVSLRCKMVVHQELERLGIKNAIVDLGTVELLDDISAELRQILKENLLKTGLEVLDDKKSILIEKIKNVVIEMIHYSEELPKENFSDYVSEKLGYDYTYLANTFSEVKGMTLQHFIIINKVEKVKELLLYDELNLTEISYKLNYSSVAHLSNQFKKITGLSPSFYKQLKQRRLGNLEDL, from the coding sequence ATGAAGTTGTATATAAAATATATGGTAAGCTTGCGCTGTAAAATGGTTGTCCATCAGGAATTGGAAAGGCTGGGCATTAAAAATGCTATTGTCGATTTGGGAACTGTAGAATTATTGGATGATATCAGCGCCGAACTAAGACAAATTCTGAAAGAAAATTTACTTAAAACAGGACTTGAAGTATTAGATGATAAAAAAAGTATCCTGATAGAGAAAATAAAGAATGTAGTGATAGAAATGATTCATTATTCAGAGGAACTCCCAAAAGAAAATTTCTCAGATTATGTAAGTGAAAAATTAGGATATGATTATACTTATCTTGCCAATACCTTTTCAGAAGTAAAAGGAATGACACTTCAACATTTTATTATTATTAATAAAGTAGAAAAGGTAAAAGAATTACTGTTGTATGATGAACTCAACCTGACGGAGATCTCTTATAAACTCAATTACAGCAGTGTAGCCCATCTCTCTAATCAGTTTAAAAAGATTACAGGGCTTTCTCCTTCATTTTACAAGCAGTTGAAACAAAGACGTCTTGGAAATCTGGAAGACTTATAA
- a CDS encoding heme oxygenase — protein MKTIHLFQFKNSISRKLPFFKEECRLNNLNDLMAYDLMNTEKVTEFIIEVHDDFIFEDMTIEDLLSMCENAKEMIEHYFVTTMNDYDVI, from the coding sequence ATGAAAACAATACATCTTTTTCAGTTTAAGAACTCAATTTCCCGGAAGCTTCCTTTTTTTAAGGAAGAATGCAGATTAAATAATTTAAATGATTTAATGGCCTATGACCTGATGAACACCGAAAAAGTGACTGAATTCATTATTGAAGTTCATGATGATTTCATTTTTGAAGATATGACCATAGAAGATCTTTTGTCAATGTGCGAAAATGCCAAGGAAATGATTGAACATTATTTTGTAACAACCATGAATGATTATGACGTTATTTGA
- a CDS encoding CinA family protein: MKFQQSLLDYISTSLITMNETVSIAESVTSGLIQLAFSQMANAKLFYKGGITTFTLPEKVQFLDINQIEVKENGFETQKMADTMAAKVAESFGTDWGIASTGYAASVRNSGFKVYSFCSFSYKGEIVLSKRIELHDKTQALDAQLYYTEFILGCYKSVLNQILI; this comes from the coding sequence ATGAAATTCCAGCAAAGTTTACTTGATTATATCAGTACTTCACTCATTACCATGAATGAAACGGTTTCTATAGCAGAAAGCGTAACCTCGGGATTAATACAGCTCGCTTTTTCCCAAATGGCTAACGCAAAACTGTTTTACAAAGGAGGAATAACGACTTTTACATTACCTGAAAAAGTTCAATTTTTAGATATAAATCAAATTGAAGTTAAGGAAAATGGTTTTGAAACTCAAAAAATGGCTGATACAATGGCTGCAAAGGTCGCTGAATCATTTGGAACAGATTGGGGAATTGCTTCTACTGGATATGCTGCATCTGTAAGAAATTCGGGATTTAAAGTGTATTCATTCTGTTCATTCAGTTACAAAGGAGAGATTGTGCTTTCCAAACGCATAGAACTTCATGATAAGACTCAGGCACTGGATGCACAGTTGTATTATACTGAATTTATTTTAGGATGTTATAAAAGTGTTCTTAATCAAATATTAATTTAG
- a CDS encoding response regulator — protein sequence MGLKVNIRIVVADDHGIVRMGLIQTIKRFKPDAIISEVEDYKSLYKLILNEEFDLAIMDVNMPNGTVQEAIDYIKIHQPELKTLIFSSQDEELYGMRYLKMGAGGYLSKLSSTEVIETALTAMLTKGRYISDNIKEAIFLESLNGTTKSSPFEALSDRELQIANKLAEGLPLKEISNQLNLHSSTISTYKNRLFEKLKIRSIPELVEILRLYNQ from the coding sequence ATGGGTTTAAAAGTAAATATTCGCATTGTTGTAGCAGACGATCATGGTATCGTCCGGATGGGTTTGATACAAACAATTAAACGATTCAAACCCGATGCCATCATTTCAGAAGTAGAGGACTATAAATCGCTTTACAAATTAATTCTGAACGAAGAATTTGATCTGGCCATTATGGACGTTAATATGCCTAATGGTACTGTTCAGGAAGCAATAGATTACATAAAAATTCACCAGCCTGAATTAAAAACTTTAATATTTTCTTCGCAGGATGAAGAATTGTATGGGATGCGTTATTTGAAAATGGGTGCTGGTGGCTATCTCAGCAAGTTAAGTTCCACAGAAGTGATTGAGACTGCTTTAACGGCGATGCTCACTAAGGGCCGATATATCAGTGATAACATAAAAGAAGCTATTTTTTTAGAATCATTAAATGGAACGACAAAAAGCTCACCCTTTGAAGCGCTGTCAGACCGCGAATTGCAAATTGCCAATAAGCTTGCTGAAGGTCTTCCTCTCAAAGAAATTTCTAATCAACTTAACCTCCATTCATCAACGATCAGCACTTACAAAAACAGACTGTTTGAAAAGCTGAAAATACGATCCATACCCGAATTGGTGGAAATTCTTAGGCTGTATAATCAGTAA
- a CDS encoding sensor histidine kinase, with amino-acid sequence MNDFINELQLKIEKLENEINFKNGLISILSHDSKELFGTFLWLTEELEQKTLSEEDFFKLLPQVKRDTQKNLQTIQDSVAWLKTQYGEFKIKPVKIMVMDLFHYLEEKYAAKLKEKNIKFYFKGDHNASLISDRLLLEYVLDKIFNNAVKYSFEDQDVYLQVITEGDKMVLSVIDSGTGIHEKYLSTIYNYDNPVFLGTAGEKGVGLSLKIVKNFISLLYGNIQIISAENKGTTVSLFLHKFIE; translated from the coding sequence ATGAATGATTTTATCAACGAACTCCAATTAAAAATCGAAAAACTGGAAAATGAAATCAATTTCAAGAACGGACTGATTTCAATATTGTCTCATGACTCAAAAGAATTGTTTGGAACCTTTCTATGGCTTACAGAAGAGCTGGAGCAAAAGACTTTAAGTGAGGAAGATTTTTTTAAGTTATTGCCACAGGTAAAACGTGATACCCAGAAGAATCTGCAAACTATTCAGGATAGCGTTGCCTGGCTAAAAACACAATACGGGGAATTTAAGATTAAACCTGTTAAAATAATGGTGATGGATCTTTTTCACTATCTGGAAGAAAAATACGCTGCTAAATTAAAGGAAAAAAATATTAAATTTTATTTTAAAGGAGATCACAATGCATCTCTTATAAGTGATCGCCTGTTGCTCGAATATGTTTTAGACAAAATTTTTAACAATGCGGTAAAATATTCATTTGAGGACCAAGATGTTTATTTACAAGTAATTACAGAAGGTGATAAGATGGTTCTTTCTGTGATTGATTCCGGAACAGGAATACATGAAAAGTATTTATCTACGATCTACAATTATGATAATCCCGTATTCCTGGGAACCGCGGGTGAGAAAGGAGTGGGATTAAGTTTGAAAATTGTAAAAAATTTTATATCCTTGCTGTATGGAAACATCCAAATCATTTCTGCTGAAAATAAAGGCACTACGGTTTCCCTTTTTTTACATAAATTTATAGAATAA